The nucleotide sequence GTGGGTCACGCGGGCCTCGGCGGTTGGCTGGCCGCGGAGTGGCGGCTCCCCGAGGGCATCGTCCACGGGATCCGGTATCACCACGCCCCCGGAAAGAGCGAGCATCCCTTCGCCGCCGTGGTCCACGTGGCCGACGCCCTGGTCCGGGCCTTCGGCGTGGGGTCCGGAGGGACGGACCTCGTTCCGCCCATCGACGCCGGGGCCTGGCGGCGGCTGGGGCTCGATGGCGTGGACCTCGACGACCTCGTGGCCGAACTCCACTGGTGCCTGGCGGGGGTCGGCGAGACGGCGGCCGTCCTCTTCGACGGGGGCGGCCGGGGCTAGAAGAGGGGGAGCTGCGCCGGCCGGCCGGCGTCGTCCTCTTCGGCCGGTTCCTCCCCGTAGAGGGAGATCCGGCCGTAGACCCCGTCGTGGCCGGGGCGGATGGAGACCCGTCCCTGGCGCATCCGGCGGATGCCGAGGAGGATCCGCTCCGGCACCACCGCGGCCAGTTCCTCCAGGGGCCGCCAGAGCAGGATCTCCATCTCGGGGCCCGCCAGGGCCACGAGCCGCGCGTACTCCCTTCGGACCCGGCTCGTCACGGATTTCACCCCCAGGGCCTCGGCGACGATTTCCTCGAGGGGCACGAGGTGCACCGCCGGCCGGTCCCTGTCGGGCGTCCCGGGCTCGGGCCGGTCGGCCAGTTCCTCCACCCGGTGGAGGACGCCCACGGTGAGGGGCCGGCCGCAGGCCGGGCAGCGGCCGCCGAGGCGGCGGGTGGCGGCCGGGGCGAGTTCCACCCCGCAGGCCCGGTGGCCGTCGTGGTGGTATTTCCCCTCCTCGGGGAAGAATTCGATGGTTCCCTCGAAGCCCCGGTCCGGGTCCCGGATGGCGGCCAGGACGGCATCGTAGCCGAGGGGGCAGGAGAAGACGTTGGCCTCCCGGCCGAGCTTCTCCGGGGAATGGGCGTCGGAGTTGGAAAGGAGCGTGTAGCGATCCAGGGCCGACAGGCGCCGGTTCATCCCCGGGTCGGAGGACAGCCCCGTCTCCAGGGCGCGGATGTGCCCGCTCTCCTCCTCGAAGCAGTCCTCCAGGGCGTCGAAGCCGGACTTGGCCCCGAAGAGGGAGAACCACGGGGTCCAGACGTGGGCCGGGAGGACGAAGCTGGCGGGGTCGGCCTCCAGGGCGAGGCGCACCAGGCGCTTCACCGGGAAGCCGAAGATGGGGCGGCCGTCCGAGGCGACGTTTCCCAGGAGGCGGAGCCGGGCCTGGATGTCGCGGGCCACCTCGAGGTCGCGGGCGAAGAGCACCGTGTGGATCCGGCGGTTGCGCCCGCCCTGGGTGAAGATGTTGGCCACCTCGGCGGTGAGGACGAACCGGGTGCCCTCGGGGTTGCCCCGCCAGGCGTAGAGGCCGGTGCCGTCGGGGACGAGTTCCCGCTCGAGCTCCGCCAGCCAGCCGGGGTGGGTGAAGTCGCCGGTTCCCACCAGTGCCAGGCCCTTCAGGCGGGCCCAGCGGTCGAGTTCCGGGACGGTCATCCGGCGGCTGGTGGCCCGGCTGAACCGGGAGTGGATGTGGAAGTCGGCCAGGAAGACGTCCCGCCGCCAGGGCGGAAAGGGGCGCCCGCCCCGGGCCTTCGTGGGCGCTGGCATGTCGCTGCCTCCGGTGCTCGGGGATCCGGGGGGGATTCTACCCGATGGCGGCGCCGGCGTCGTCCCGGAGGTCTTCGCGGATCCGGCGCAGCTCCGGCAGGAGGTCGAGGAAGCAGTCGAGGACCCGGGGGTCGAAGTGGGTGCCCCGCCCCTCCCGGAGGATGTCGAGGGCCTGGCGCTCGGTGAGGGCCGGCCGGTAGACCCGGTCGTGGACCAGGCTGTCGTAGACGTCGCAGACCGCGGTGATGCGGGCGCTCTCCGGGATGTCCCCGCCGGAGAGGCCGTCGGGGTAGCCGGAGCCGTCCCACTTCTCGTGGTGGCGGAGCGCGATCTCGGCGGCCATCTGGAGGAGGGGGATGTCGGAGCCGCCGAGCACCCGGGCCCCGATATCGGCGTGGCGCTCCATGACGGCGAATTCCTCGGGAGTCAGGGGGCCGGGCTTGAGCAGGATGGCGTCGGGGATCCCGATCTTCCCCACGTCGTGCATGGGGGCCGCGAGGCGGATGTCTTCCACCGCCGCCGCCGGCCAGCCCAGGGCCCCGGCCACCGCGGCGGCGAAGCGGCCGATGCGCTGGACGTGGGCGCCGGTCTCGCGGTTCCGGTACTCCAGGGCGGAGACGAGGCGGAGGGCGATCTCCTCCTCCCGGCGCTTGATGTCGCGGGTGCGCTGTTCGACCTTGGCCTCGAGGCGTTCCTCGTAGTCGCGGCTCTCCTGGATGAGGCGCCGCCGTTCCAGGGCGTTCAGGATGTTGATGGCCACCTCGTGGCGGTCGAAGGGCTTGATCATGTAGCCGTAGGCCCCGAGGGAAAGGGCCCGGACGGCGGTCTCCCGGTCGTCCACGGCGGTGGCCATGATGACGGCCACGTCCGGGTGGCGGCTCCGGATGTCCGAGAGGAGCTCGATGCCGGAGCGCCCCGGCATCATGATGTCGGAGAGGACCACGGCGATCTCGGGATGCTCCCGCAGGCGGTCCAGGGCCTCGTCCGCGCCGCCGGCGGTGAGGCAGGTGAAGCCCTCGGTCCGGAGGAGCCGCGAGAGGCTGTCGCAGACGAAGGGTTCGTCGTCCACGACCAGGACGGTGGTGTCAGTCCTCGCCCGTTCGGATGCCATGCGCCCCTCCCCGCGGCGGAAGTCCGGGGCGCGCCCCGGCGGCGGCCCCCGCTGCCTTCCTTATCGGGCGGTCCGCCGGGCGGCATGAGCTGCGGCGGGGCGTTCAGAACTTGGGCGCCCGGGACCAGTCGCAGGAGAGCCCGCCGCGGCGGAGGCTCTTGTACTCGATGCAGGTGACGCCGTTGATCCGGACCAGGCGGTAGAGGTTCCGCTCGTCCCAGTCCGTGAGGACCTCCACCCGGGTCTTCTTGAGCGTCTTGTCGGTGTCGGCCTTGCGGGACTTGGCGAGGGCCGGCGGGCCCGGGGGGAAGAGGGCCCAGGCGGCCAGGGCGGCGGCGAGCACGGTGGCGGAAAGGGCGGTTCGGATGGCTTTCATGGGTGATGACCTCCTTCGCGGGCATGGGCGCGCGCGGGCCGGGGCGCCTGCCCCCGGGCCCGCGGCAGCCAGGTGAGGATCCTTTCGGCGAGTTCCCGGACGGCCCGGGCCGCGGGCCGGTCCGGGTCGTTCCGGAGCAGGGGCACCTGGGCGCGGACGGCCCGTTCCACGGCGGGGTCGCGGGGGACGGCGCCGAGGAGCTCCGGCCGGAGGCCCAGGAACCGCTCCGTCACCCGGGCGAGGTTGTCGTGGATGCGGCGGGCCTCGCGGTCGTCCCGGACCATGTTGGCCACCACGGTGACCCGCCGCCGGTGATGCTCGCGGCAGAGGACCTTCACCAGGGCGTAGGCGTCGGTGAGGGAGGTGGGGTCCGGCGTGAGGACCAGGAGGTTGCGGTCCGCGAAGGCGTTGAACCAGAGGACCGAGGGGCCGATCCCCGCCGCCGTGTCCACCAGGACGAGGTCGTGGTCCGCGGCTAGGTCCTCGAGGACCTCCTCGAGGGCGGAGCGGTCGTCCGGCCCGAGGGCCGCCATGTCGGGCACGCCCGAGCTGGCGGGCAGGACGGCCAGGTTCGGCGCCGGGGTGACGAGGACCTCCCGCGGGTCTCCCCCCGCCGCCAGCACGTCCCGGATGGTGCCCCGGACGTCGAGGCCCAGCATCACGTCGATGTTGGCGAGGCCGAGGTCGCCGTCCACCAGGAGGATACGCCGCCCGACCCCGGCCATGGCCAGGGCGAGGTTCAGGGCGAGGCTCGTCTTGCCCACGCCGCCCTTGCCGCTGCTGACGGCCACGAAGGGGGCGGGCGGAGGTGCCGGGGAGGGCTTTGGGCTCATTCGCGGTGCCGGCGGCCCGGGCCCCCGCCGTCGGCCAGGGCCGAGCGTTCCTCCGGGGTGAGGGCCGTGGGGGCCGTCCCGGCGCCGAGATCCCGGTGGTGGACGCGGTTTCTCCCGGCGGCCTTGGCGGCCAGGAGGAAGGCGTCGGTGCGCTTGATGAAGGCCTCGGGCGAGAAGGTGTGTCGCGGGAGGTAGACGTCCACCCCGAAGCTGGCCGTGAGGGCGACCCGGCGGCCGTCGAGTTCCATGGGGGTCTCGGCCAGGGCCCGCCGGAGCCGCTCGGCCGTCTGGACGGCCCGGGGCAGCGGCGTCGCCGGCAGGATGGCCACGAACTCCTCCCCGCCGTACCGGCACAGGACGTCGAGCCGGCGCAGCGCCTTGCGCCAGAGGCCGCTCGCCCACCGGAGGGCCTGGTTGCCCGCCTCGTGCCCGTGGGTGTCGTTGATGGCCTTGAAGTGGTCGAGGTCCATCATGACGAGGGATGTGGGGAGCCCGGTCCGGCGGGTGCGCTCGAGCTCCCGGTCGAGGCATTCCATGAGGTGGCGGAGGTTGAAGAGGCCCGTCAGCGGATCGGTCTGGACGAGCCCGGTCAGGCGCCGGTGTTCCTCCTTGAGGCGGGTGAGCTCGTCCTGGACGGGGCACCTCGCCCCGAGGGGGCAGAGTTCGGCCCGGGCGGCGGTCTCTGGCACGGCGTGCTCCTATGGCTGCGGCCGGGCGCCGGGGGCCCGGCCGGGTTCCCGGCCTCCCTTTCCCTCCGGCTTCCGGGATCCAGACTAGCAAAACCCGGCCCCGGGCGCCAGGGGGCGGCGTCTCCCGCCTTGACGCGCGGATGCCCCCGGTATAGCCTGCCCTTGTGCGCACGGTCCGTTTCACCGCCCCCGGGTGCGGGGTGCCGCCTCTTGCGTTCCCCCCGGGGCGCCT is from Dissulfurirhabdus thermomarina and encodes:
- a CDS encoding endonuclease Q family protein, which gives rise to MPAPTKARGGRPFPPWRRDVFLADFHIHSRFSRATSRRMTVPELDRWARLKGLALVGTGDFTHPGWLAELERELVPDGTGLYAWRGNPEGTRFVLTAEVANIFTQGGRNRRIHTVLFARDLEVARDIQARLRLLGNVASDGRPIFGFPVKRLVRLALEADPASFVLPAHVWTPWFSLFGAKSGFDALEDCFEEESGHIRALETGLSSDPGMNRRLSALDRYTLLSNSDAHSPEKLGREANVFSCPLGYDAVLAAIRDPDRGFEGTIEFFPEEGKYHHDGHRACGVELAPAATRRLGGRCPACGRPLTVGVLHRVEELADRPEPGTPDRDRPAVHLVPLEEIVAEALGVKSVTSRVRREYARLVALAGPEMEILLWRPLEELAAVVPERILLGIRRMRQGRVSIRPGHDGVYGRISLYGEEPAEEDDAGRPAQLPLF
- a CDS encoding HD-GYP domain-containing protein, coding for MASERARTDTTVLVVDDEPFVCDSLSRLLRTEGFTCLTAGGADEALDRLREHPEIAVVLSDIMMPGRSGIELLSDIRSRHPDVAVIMATAVDDRETAVRALSLGAYGYMIKPFDRHEVAINILNALERRRLIQESRDYEERLEAKVEQRTRDIKRREEEIALRLVSALEYRNRETGAHVQRIGRFAAAVAGALGWPAAAVEDIRLAAPMHDVGKIGIPDAILLKPGPLTPEEFAVMERHADIGARVLGGSDIPLLQMAAEIALRHHEKWDGSGYPDGLSGGDIPESARITAVCDVYDSLVHDRVYRPALTERQALDILREGRGTHFDPRVLDCFLDLLPELRRIREDLRDDAGAAIG
- a CDS encoding MinD/ParA family protein, translated to MSPKPSPAPPPAPFVAVSSGKGGVGKTSLALNLALAMAGVGRRILLVDGDLGLANIDVMLGLDVRGTIRDVLAAGGDPREVLVTPAPNLAVLPASSGVPDMAALGPDDRSALEEVLEDLAADHDLVLVDTAAGIGPSVLWFNAFADRNLLVLTPDPTSLTDAYALVKVLCREHHRRRVTVVANMVRDDREARRIHDNLARVTERFLGLRPELLGAVPRDPAVERAVRAQVPLLRNDPDRPAARAVRELAERILTWLPRARGQAPRPARAHAREGGHHP
- a CDS encoding diguanylate cyclase — translated: MPETAARAELCPLGARCPVQDELTRLKEEHRRLTGLVQTDPLTGLFNLRHLMECLDRELERTRRTGLPTSLVMMDLDHFKAINDTHGHEAGNQALRWASGLWRKALRRLDVLCRYGGEEFVAILPATPLPRAVQTAERLRRALAETPMELDGRRVALTASFGVDVYLPRHTFSPEAFIKRTDAFLLAAKAAGRNRVHHRDLGAGTAPTALTPEERSALADGGGPGRRHRE